TTCGTCAAGGAGCCCGCTTTCAGCGGCGAAATGAACGGCCTTGACGTGAAAGTATCGCAGGAAGGGCAGCCGGTGATGGGGCTGGAGAATACGCTGAAGGCCAGCGTTTCGAAGGAAGGCGCGCCGCCGATGGATCTCAAGCTCAAGACGCGCTACAAAGAGCCGGGACGCTATGCCGGTTATTTTTTCCCGGCGCAGCCGGGAATTTATTCTTTCCATATCACCGGCGAGATCAAGGGGCAGGCCATCGACCAGACTTTTACGGCGGGCCCCCAAACGTTCAGCCCGGTGGAAGATTCGTCCCCGCTCCGCTACCCGAAGTAAACCCCCGAGTCACGCGGCGAGTTTTCTCTTCAGGCGCTCCTCGTGCGAGATGAGCCGTACCCATTTGCGCATGACCTTGTGATAATGTTCCTTCAGCGCCCCGAGCTGCTGGCTGATGAGCTTCAGAGACGCCGGGTCCGGCGTTTCCGTGTACATCAGGATGTCGCGCAAGGTGTCGAGCTCGTCCTTGTGCGTGTGCGCGAGCACGCGCACGTCATCCGCTTTCGGATTCGTCATGCGGGCAAGCTCATCTTCCAGTTCCGAAAAGGCCTCGCGCAGTCTCTCGACCCTCACTTTGAGA
This genomic interval from Verrucomicrobiia bacterium contains the following:
- a CDS encoding FixH family protein — protein: MKFPAVLSLVLALSVICAAPAFAHEQRKVAAKYDFVVGFVKEPAFSGEMNGLDVKVSQEGQPVMGLENTLKASVSKEGAPPMDLKLKTRYKEPGRYAGYFFPAQPGIYSFHITGEIKGQAIDQTFTAGPQTFSPVEDSSPLRYPK